From a single Pempheris klunzingeri isolate RE-2024b chromosome 2, fPemKlu1.hap1, whole genome shotgun sequence genomic region:
- the pth4 gene encoding parathyroid hormone 4, whose product MQMSHKPVQWLTVMLLVIFTMGRCQQNESRRAVTEHQLMHDRGRNIQSLKRLIWLSGAIEGLHTAQTRSAAFNPTKVLNLALNPAVLPATGSPQVVRVQSLLRDFFNPYLTQLPDREP is encoded by the exons ATGCAGATGTCCCACAAACCTGTGCAGTGGCTCACTGTCATGCTTCTCGTCATTTTTACAATGGGCCGGTGTCAACAGAACGAGAG TCGGCGAGCTGTGACTGAGCACCAGCTGATGCACGACCGCGGCCGAAACATCCAGAGTCTCAAGAGACTCATCTGGCTGTCGGGCGCGATAGAGGGTCTCCACACTGCCCAGACTCGGTCTGCTGCTTTCAACCCCACAAAGGTCCTGAACCTGGCTTTGAATCCAGCAGTGCTCCCTGCCACTGGGAGCCCCCAGGTCGTGCGGGTGCAGAGCCTCCTGAGAGACTTCTTCAATCCTTACCTGACTCAACTGCCTGACAGGGAGCCCTAA